One window of Pyrus communis chromosome 12, drPyrComm1.1, whole genome shotgun sequence genomic DNA carries:
- the LOC137710667 gene encoding calvin cycle protein CP12-3, chloroplastic, producing MACVPSGVGTGRGYLTKMKDLSATASLSLRSLDLGGGRGRRRMRGVMVAMAVQGKFKGTQMREKQLTEMIEKKVMEAREVCEGDPKTDECKVAWDEVEEVSQAKADLRLKLEKHKDPLESFCRENPETDECRIYED from the coding sequence ATGGCGTGTGTACCGTCAGGAGTGGGAACAGGAAGAGGATACTTGACGAAGATGAAGGATTTATCAGCGACGGCATCTTTGAGTTTGAGATCATTGGATTTAGGAGGAGGTagggggaggaggaggatgagagGCGTGATGGTGGCGATGGCGGTGCAGGGTAAGTTCAAAGGGACGCAGATGAGGGAGAAGCAGCTGACGGAGATGATTGAGAAGAAGGTGATGGAAGCAAGGGAGGTTTGCGAGGGAGATCCGAAGACGGACGAGTGCAAGGTGGCGTGGGACGAGGTGGAGGAGGTGAGCCAAGCCAAGGCCGATCTTAGGCTCAAACTGGAAAAGCACAAAGATCCCCTCGAGTCATTTTGTCGGGAGAATCCGGAGACGGACGAGTGCCGAATCTACGAGGATTAA
- the LOC137710668 gene encoding mitotic spindle checkpoint protein BUBR1, translating into MADSGIEIEKVEWLDPEMEFLASKRETGNEWELFKENVRPLKRGRKVSILNEALKVHNDNQLKISLLDQRRLLIQAIDEYKGEDPLHPWLECIKWVQEAFPPGGDSSGLVVIYEQCVRTFWHSDRYKDDLRYLKVWLEYAENCVDAQVIYSFLDANEIGKTHAVFYISYALLLESKNKMKAANETFNLGISRNAQPVEKLKDAYRKFIARSMRKSKAAEEDPTEKHLPTRSFGTVLSKGENRKLGSSDLLRNNLKPDRDRVLAPINIYKESYSVDVGSRYHPDMPKTDLNSWHTLGPRAERNKENNAIPTKWTTYKIPQRPGSRTRGAGASSTCIEVFVDEECEEKHRMNVEEGAKSSTVQLRLDEERDLKRETELLREDPLRNFPPNSLPR; encoded by the exons ATGGCGGATAGTGGAATAGAGATAGAGAAAGTAGAGTGGTTGGATCCAGAGATGGAATTTCTGGCATCGAAGCGAGAGACGGGGAATGAGTGGGAGCTCTTTAAGGAGAATGTTAGGCCCTTGAAGAGAGGCCGCAAAGTCTCCATCTTAAACGAAGCTCTCAAGGTTCACAACGACAATCAACTCAAGATATCCCTCCTTGACCaaagaag GCTGTTGATTCAAGCGATTGACGAGTATAAAGGCGAGGATCCTCTCCACCCATGGCTTGA GTGTATCAAGTGGGTTCAGGAAGCATTTCCACCTGGTGGAGATTCCTCGGGGTTGGTGGTGATATATGAGCAATGCGTACGTACATTTTGGCATTCAGACCGTTACAAGGATGATCTCCGCTATCTCAAAGTCTGGTTGGAATAT GCTGAAAATTGTGTAGATGCTCAAGTCATATACAGTTTTCTTGATGCAAATGAAATCGGGAAGACACATGCGGTTTTCTACATCTCATATGCTTTGCTCTTGGAATCCAAGAACAAAATGAAAGCTGCCAATGAAACATTTAATCTTGGGATATCTAG GAATGCTCAGCCCGTAGAAAAATTGAAGGATGCATATAGGAAATTTATTGCTCGCTCTATGAGAAAATCAAAAGCTGCAGAG GAGGATCCAACGGAGAAACATTTACCCACCCGAAGCTTTGGAACTGTCCTTTCCAAGGGAGAGAATC GAAAGCTGGGGAGCTCTGATCTGCTGAGAAATAATTTGAAGCCAGATAG GGATCGTGTCCTGGCTCCAATCAACATTTATAAAGAGTCATATTCTGTTGATGTTGGCTCTCGTTACCATCCAGACATGCCAAAGACAGACCTGAATTCTTGGCACACCCTTGGACCTAGAGCTgagagaaataaagaaaacaatgcTATCCCTACCAAGTGGACGACATACAAG ATTCCACAGAGACCTGGATCTAGAACTAGAGGAGCAGGTGCTAGTAGCACCTGTATTGAAGTTTTTGTTGATGAAGAATGTGAAGA GAAACATAGAATGAATGTTGAGGAGGGTGCCAAGTCTTCAACCGTGCAACTTAGACTGGACGAGGAGAGAGATCTCAAAAG GGAAACAGAATTGCTGCGGGAGGACCCCTTGCGCAATTTCCCTCCCAACAGTCTTCCTAGGTGA